In Lagopus muta isolate bLagMut1 chromosome 29, bLagMut1 primary, whole genome shotgun sequence, one genomic interval encodes:
- the TMOD4 gene encoding tropomodulin-4, with product MTSYRQELEKYRDIDEDKILQELSAEELEQLDTELLEMDPENVLLPAGLRQRDQTHKSPTGPLDREALLQHLEKQALEAKEREDLVPFTGEKKGKPFVPKNPTREIPREEQITLEPELEEALANATDAEMCDIAAILGMYTLMSNKQYYDAICSGTITNTEGINSVVKPDKYKPVPDEPPNPTNVEETLRQIQANDSALEDVNLNNIKDIPISTLKAICEAMKTNTHVKKLSLVATRSNDPVATAVAEMLAENKTLQSLNIESNFITSAGMMSIIKAMYQNSTLSELKVDNQCQRLGDTVEMEMATMLEQCPSVVRFGYHFTQQGPRARAAIAITRNNELRRKQKKT from the exons ATGACTTCCTACCGGCAAGAGCTGGAGAAATACAGGGACATCGACGAGGACAAGATCCTACAGGAGCTGTCAGCcgaggagctggagcagctggacacagagctgctggagatggaCCCCGAG AATGTGCTGCTGCCGGCGGGGCTGCGGCAGCGGGATCAGACACACAAGAGCCCCACGGGGCCGCTGGACCGCGAGgcgctgctgcagcacctggagAAGCAGGCGCTGGAGGCCAAGGAGCGTGAGGACCTGGTGCCATTCACTGGGGAGAAGAAAG GGAAACCCTTCGTACCCAAAAACCCCACACGGGAGATCCCCCGCGAGGAGCAGATCACGCTGGAGCCGGAGCTGGAGGAGGCGTTGGCCAACGCCACCGATGCCGAGATGTGTGACATCGCAG CCATCCTGGGGATGTACACCCTGATGAGCAACAAGCAGTACTACGACGCCATCTGCAGCGGGACCATCACCAACACGGAGGGCATCAACA GCGTGGTGAAACCAGATAAGTACAAACCAGTGCCAGATGAGCCCCCAAACCCCACCAACGTGGAGGAGACCCTGCGGCAGATCCAGGCCAACGACAGCGCGCTGGAGGACGTCAACCTCAACAACATCAAG GACATTCCCATCTCCACGCTGAAGGCCATCTGTGAGGCCATGAAAACCAACACCCACGTCAAGAAGCTCAGCCTGGTGGCGACGCGCAGCAACGACCCTGTGGCCACC GCCGTGGCCGAGATGCTGGCAGAGAACAAAACGCTGCAGAGCCTCAACATTGAGTCCAACTTCATCACCAGCGCTGGCATGATGAGCATCATCAAGGCCATGTACCAGAACAGCACCCTGAGCGAGCTCAAGGTGGACAACCAG TGCCAGCGCCTGGGGGACAcagtggagatggagatggcGACGATGCTGGAGCAGTGCCCCTCCGTCGTGCGCTTTGGGTACCACTTCACACAGCAAGGCCCCCGCGCCCGCGCCGCCATCGCCATCACCCGCAACAACGAGCTCC GTcgcaagcagaagaaaacctgA
- the SCNM1 gene encoding sodium channel modifier 1 has product MAEARRRTTTPVVPRGYEAPLSPLVNVRARGTTGRRTRKRTVGAPHRDGGAAPGSAMSFKRDGDDAGQLAVLQRRRVAELLANYIPEDEALLLRSGRYACTVCPHRPVFDTLEVLAVHRAGRKHVGNLRRCYGGSRTQEAAVRERQCREAALGTEGSPAPLLLRTRRIAQSALLKAAPYSSCCRRTGADGSGVTAGRTRMGPSAAPTAVKERRDAVEATAAVLLPGRCGGRGEAAVDSTDTQQGGLRGAQPSPPPSQPSAVSPTRRQELQRYLQLRSAGWIQDPSGKWVKDENAEFDSDEEEPPALLPT; this is encoded by the exons ATGGCGGAAGCGCGTCGGAGAACTACAACTCCCGTCGTACCCCGCGGCTACGAGGCGCCTCTCTCCCCATTGGTCAACGTGCGCGCGCGAGGCACGACGGGACGGAGGACCCGGAAGCGGACGGTGGGCGCTCCCCATAGAGACGGCGGAGCGGCGCCGGGTTCCGCCATGTCCTTCAAGCGGGATGGGGACGACGCGGGGCAGCTGGCGGTGCTGCAG CGGAGACGCGTGGCGGAGCTCCTGGCCAATTACATCCCGGAGGACGAAGCGCTGCTGCTGAGGAGCGGGAG ATACGCCTGCACGGTGTGCCCGCACCGCCCCGTCTTCGACACGCTGGAGGTGCTGGCGGTGCACCGGGCCGGCAGGAAGCACGTGGGAA ACCTCCGGCGCTGCTACGGCGGCAGCCGCACGCAGGAGGCGGCGGTGCGGGAGCGGCAGTGCCGGGAGGCGGCGCTGGGCACTGAG GGCTCCCCGgcccctctgctgctcaggacGAGGCGGATCGCACAGAGTGCgctgctgaaggcagctccgtacagcagctgctgcaggaggacgGG GGCGGATGGAAGCGGTGTGACAGCAGGAAGGACCCGAATGGGGCCGAGCGCTGCCCCCACAGCTGTGAAGGAGCGCAGAGATGCAGTGGAGgccactgctgcagtgctgctgcccggGCGCTGCGGTGGGAGAGGAG AGGCAGCAGTGGATTCCACCGACACCCAGCAGGGCGGTTTGAGGGGGGCTCAGCCATCGCCACCCCCCAGTCAGCCCTCGGCTGTCAGCCCCACGCGGCGCCAGGAGCTGCAGCGATACCTACAGCTGCGGAG CGCCGGATGGATCCAGGACCCCTCTGGGAAGTGGGTGAAGGATGAGAACGCCGAGTTTGACTCTGATGAGGAGGAGCCCCCCGCGCTGCTGCCCACCTGA
- the LYSMD1 gene encoding LOW QUALITY PROTEIN: lysM and putative peptidoglycan-binding domain-containing protein 1 (The sequence of the model RefSeq protein was modified relative to this genomic sequence to represent the inferred CDS: deleted 1 base in 1 codon), protein MAGGREHRVGPGDTLPGLALRYGVTMEQIKRANRLYTSDTIFLKPTLLIPPPGCPSEAPMGSAPSDPTTPTPTTPASTPHPDLTASDFLRRLDADIGRSKAAVVEQRLRAGVPEAAVPLPPPGPSLRGPQLGAQPLTRTRRAAALRDTEDEIFTL, encoded by the exons ATGGCGGGGGGTCGGGAGCACCGCGTGGGGCCCGGGGACACCTTGCCGGGACTGGCGCTGCGCTACGGCGTGACG ATGGAGCAGATCAAACGCGCCAACCGCCTCTACACGTCGGACACCATTTTCCTGAAGCCCACCCTCCTCATCCCCCCCCCGGGGTGCCCCAGTGAGGCTCCCATGGGGTCGGCGCCGTcggaccccacaacccccacCCCCACCACCCCCGCCTCCACGCCGCACCCCGACCTCACAGCCAGCGACTTCCTGCGCCGCCTGGATGCCGACATCGGCCGCTCCAAAGCAGCGGTGGTGGAGCAGCGGCTGCGTGCGGG TGTCCCCGAGGCCGCCGtcccgctc ccccccccagggCCGTCCCTGCGGGGTCCCCAGCTCGGCGCTCAGCCCCTCACCAGGACACGGCGAGCGGCTGCACTGCGCGACACCGAGGATGAGATCTTCACACTGTGA